The sequence TATCTGATAAATCCTAGACTCTCATATTGGATTGATAATGGTGTTGCAGGATATTTGTCAAATCAAGTGCCACAGAGTGAGAGAATTAGCAGAAAAAGAGTTCCGGCTTTTCAAGATATTCAAACAGAAAATGAAATTAAGTTTGGAACCATTGGTGGATATGATTATTCGTATTCCTACATCGAGTATCTGGACAAAACTTATGGCTGGGATAAGGTAGTAGAAATCGTTAAGGGTGGATCATATCAGGACGCTTTTTCTAAATCAGAAAAAGAAATTTATGATGGATGGGTAAAGTATTTGAAATAAATATGTAAAACTAGTCATCCTAATGTGAATTTAGGGGCCGACGTCCTGTCGGTCTCTGAATCTGGGGGCGTACGTCTATCGTCCTTGCGGAGAAGGGAAGTGGTTTAGTGGAAAAAGTTCTATTAGAATTATTGGTCTTAACTTTTGTAATCCACCTTATTGATACTCTTTCTTATTCGGTTAGGTTGAACTCGGTAAAAAGCGGACAGTTTGCCTTGTCATTTTCTTTGTTCAACCTATTCGTACTTGTCTCACGAACGGCCAATACTTTTCAAGCCCCATTAATTGGTAGCATTATCGACAAAAGCCTTTTCTATGGTATTGACCCAATTAATGACATGCGTAAGGTAATTTTCGCTTCAACAATAGGTTCATTATTTGGTATTCTTCTGATTCCAACATTTCTCAGGGTATTTGATGTTGCAGTAAAACGGCTAGAAACCACTGGATCCATTCCGTCTTTAGTGGTTGAAGCATTGCAAGTAAGCAACCTCAAGCGAATGATGAAAAGTGCAACTAGACCAACTAAAACGATGTTGCAGAGACTCAGGTATCGCGAAATTCCGAAGAGACTGCTTATCATCAATGCATTGGTTACAGGAATATATACAGTAGGGG comes from Desulfosporosinus meridiei DSM 13257 and encodes:
- a CDS encoding lipid II flippase Amj family protein, which codes for MEKVLLELLVLTFVIHLIDTLSYSVRLNSVKSGQFALSFSLFNLFVLVSRTANTFQAPLIGSIIDKSLFYGIDPINDMRKVIFASTIGSLFGILLIPTFLRVFDVAVKRLETTGSIPSLVVEALQVSNLKRMMKSATRPTKTMLQRLRYREIPKRLLIINALVTGIYTVGVLAASYSAILVTEHQRIAAVGSSGMINGLATILLTLFIDPKSAMITDQALRGNRPYEDVKALVILLIATKLIGTLLGQIMFLPAAKVIASFYGS